A region of the bacterium genome:
TAAAAATTTCTTCTTTTTTAATTTTCTTTTCATTTATTTCATTTGAAATTTTATCAATTTCTTGTTTCTTTTCTTCAATTTCTCTATTTAATTTTGTAATTTCAATTTGACGATTTCTAACTCGTCGTTTTAAATTTTCTAATTCTTTTATAATTGAAATTTCCATAATTTTATAATCCTTTTAAAATCTCATCTATTAACTCTATTTTTTTCTTTAAAATTCTTATTGCTTTTGTATAATCTTTAATAGTATTATTTAAAGAAATTATTTCTTCTTTACTTGCTAATTTTGCTCTTTCTAAAAATCTAGTTTCAAACTCAAGCCTCCAGATTTCTTCATTAGCTCTTTCTTTATATTTCTTATAAAATTCTTTTTTATTCATAAGACTTTCTTTAATTCACAAGTAATAAATATACCTTCAGCTTTATGAGAAATTATCTCAAATTTAGGAATTCCATAACATCTACCAAAATTTTTCCAACGAGGTGTTCGCCAGTCATAATAACCAAAAGTCTGTTCAGTAAAATAATTACAATGCATTGGATCTGAAAAAGCAGCTAAATAATTATTAGGATGACACCAAGGAACTCTTATCCAAATAATTCCTTTTGGTTTTAATATTCTATAACATTCTTTAATAACTTCTATCCAAGTTTCAGGTTCAATATGCTCAGCCAAATTATCCATCTTGATATAATCTATTGAATTTGCTTTAGCCCACTCTTTTGGCCAAGGAATTTTAGTGATATCCCAAATATAATCAGGATTACATTCTGAAGATTTGTCAATATGTATCCAATCATCATCTATTCTTTTATCAAATCCACAACCAAGATTTAATTTATTTTTCTGCAAAACCATAAATCTCTTTATGAATTTTTTTAATTTTTAATTTTTTAAAATTTTTTAATAAAACTTTTAATCCTTCTTCTGTAAATCTCCAATAATCACTTGGATATCCATGTTTCTGAAAATTTATTCCAGGAACAGTTATAAGAATAATTCCCCCAATTTTTAAGGCTTGATAAGCTTTTTTTATTGTTTGAAAAGGATTATCATCATGTTCTAAAGTATCTAAACAAATTATTACATCAAATTCTTCTTTATATTTTAAATCATGAGCATTTATAATAATATCTACTCCTTTGCCATCTCGCATGTCTATGCCAATATATTTTCCTTTAAATAAATCTCTTACATTTCTAAAACTTTTTTATTTTCTAATTTCTTATTTTTAACAATTTCAGCAACAAAATCATAAACTTTTTTTTGCATTTTTTTTAAGAATATCTAACATATTTAAAACTCTATGTAAACAAGTATGTTTTTCAAGATATAATTTATGTCCTTCTTCTTTTATTTTCTGATATTTCTTTGGATATTTATAATAATAATTTATAATACCTTCTGCTTCTTCTATAGTTTTAAACCAACAAAGGTGTTTATGATTCTCAAATAAGTCTTCAATTCCTCTAAAATATTTAACTAAAGCAAATCCTTGATAAGCTAGAACATTATAAAGTCTAACTGAATTATATCCTTTAATATTTATTGATTGAACTAAACAGAAAGGAGAATATTTATAAAGCCATTTTGTTTGTTTTTCAATTCTTTCCTCTTCTTCTCCTCCATATGAAGGATTACATCTAACTTCAACTTTAAATCCTTTTTTTCTTAAACCATCTATGGTTATATTTCTTTCTTGATGATAAATTGGATGATTCAATCTTCCCACAAAGATTATATCCCAATTTATTTTTTCCTCTGAAGTAGGTATTTTCTTAGCCAAAACCGAAGCCTGAGGCATATAATAAGTAGGAATTTGATAATATTCTTCATAATCTGGAATATATTCTTTATTACAAAGAAAAATTGCTTTTAAGAAATCTAATTCAGTATTCAATAATTGTTCAGGTTTTCTTAAATCACACATCCACCAGCCAATTTCTGTTCCTTCTAATTCTCTTAACTTTTTAAAATCTAAAGGTTTATTATGAAAAACAATTATTTCTCTTGGTTGATATTCTTTTAATTCTTGTATTAAAGCTCTACTATAAAGATGAAATATTTTTCCTTTTAAAAGATCTGCTGCTTCTTTTAATCCTTGCTGCATTGGTCCCCACATATGATCTTCTCTAAGTATGATTGCCAGCCGAGATTTTTCTGTATATTTTTCTACTTTCTTCAAGAATTCCTTGGATATCTTTTCCTGCTTTAATAGCTTTTTTAGTTGAGATTCCACCATAATGATAGATGAAAACATCTTGTCTAATTATCAATTTATATTTCTGCCGAATATGATAACAAAATTCACTATCTTCGGCATATAGTTTATAAATCTCATTAAATCCTCCTACTTCTTGCCAAATTCTTTTAGGGAATACCAAACAAAATCCAGATAATGTTCCTGTTTCAATTGCCTTATATTCATTAACTTTCTTTATTTGTCCTTGTTTTCCACCTGCATAATTAGTTACTGGACCAACCGCTCCTACTTCCCTTTGTCTTATATCTGTTTTATATTCTCTTTCAAAAACCTCTAATAACTTCTTCAACCAATTCTTTTCAACTAAAAGATCACTATTCAAAAGACAAATATACTCAGCTTCACTTTTACTGATCAATTTATTCCAGACAGTAGATAAATTCTCATCTTTAAAACTATTCTGATAAACTATTAGACCATAAGGCTCATCAGTATTTTTTAATACTGATCTTATTGTCTTTTTTTCAAATTCAGGAACATTATACTTTACCAGTATAATATCTACTGTCTTTATTTTTTTTTAGGTCTTCCGCGAGTAGCTTTAGGCTTTTCTTCAGTTTCTGCCTTAGTTTCTACTTTTTCTTCTTTTGGCCCTCCTACTTTTACTTCCCCTTTCTTTTGATAGCCAAGAGACTTTCCGTGATCTTCAAACCAAACCTCGGAAATTTCTACCTCAACTCCTTTTGGATTGACGCATTTGATCGTCTTGATAGCCATAATTTTCTTCAAAAGGAATAATTTTTCCTTTTTCAATTATTGAATTATACCACCATTTAGGCTTATAGAATCCAGAAGAATCAAATCTATTATATCTAAGAAATTTCTTCTTTCTATCTTCTGGTTTCATATAACCTAAATGTTTAACAATATATCCAGAAACCTCTGGTCTTGGTTTCTGATGAGCATATAATGGAGCTAATCCACAATGTAAAGCCTTTTTAGCAAATTTTTGTTCTTGATCTGGCTGAAATTTATAGAAAATTACCTTATAAAGCTTATCCCAACCTCTATCTACTCTAATATGTTCTCTATCATCCCAAAGATGAACAAATCTGAAATAATAAGAATTGTGTCCTTTAAAAGCTAATTCTTCTAAAACTTTTCTATTAACTCTTTTCTCAAAAAGCTCATCAGCATCAAAAGCTAATATCCAATCAGGTTTCTTATAGGAAGCATATTTCAAAGCAAGTTCTTTCAATAACCATTGATGAGTATTAAATAATCTCTCTTTTGTTTCCCGATATTCTACTTTAGAAAATTTTTCACAAATTTCTTTTGTCTCATCTGTAGGACTATCTCCTAAAACAATAATTTTATCACATAATTTAGACTTTTCTATTAAGACTTCCTTTAAATATTTTCTTGCTTCATTATAAACACAAGTTATACCAACTATTTTTAAGCTCCTTCTTGCCATAATTTTTTGGGACTTAAATAATATTTACCAGTCTCTTTATTTCTTGAATAATAATGACTTTCTAATTTTCCTTGTTCATGCTTCTCTAAAATTTTCTCTCTCTTATCCAAATGCTTCTTTATATTCTTTTCAGAACTAATAAATCCTTGTCTTAGAATTCCAGGAGCTCCATATTTCCTCCAATATTCTAATATTTCTTTAAAACTTTCTTTTTTCATCTTCCTTTCATTTTAAGCCATTGTTCAAAAGGAATTTCAGTTCCTCCTTGACTAACTACTGTTTTATCACTATAGGCTCCTTTTTTAAGTTTCACTTGAGGTCTTGAATTTTTTTCTAATTCATAAACTGGCTCAAATCCTTTAGCAACTTTTCTGATTGTTCTTCCATCAGGCAGATATTCTTTAGAAATATATTTTTGTCTAAATTCAGAAATTGAACAAATTTCACTTCCTCTTTTTAGTTTTACATCCTTTACTTCTCCCAATACTTCTCCTCTTCTTTGAGCTTGGAGCTGAGCAGCTACTTTTTCTGAAACTTGAATTGGTTCTTTTCTATTAGTTTTTACTAAAAATGTCTTTTCCATACTAAGTTAACTCCCAAATTGTCGGATTAGACTAACCAATTTGGCAGAAAGTCTAATCCGAGTTAACTTAAACTACTACTTAATGGACTGAATTTCTACAGCTGCAGCATCCCGATTTTCAACTACTCCATAAATAATATCTGCTGTGGAAATAGTAGAAAGATAATCAGCCATATAATTAGACTGTAATCTTACTCCATTTTCTTTAGCACCAGGTAATGGCCTGGTAGCAAAAGCAAAAGCTTCTTTATGAGCTAGAATATTATGAACGAAGTCAGTTGCTGTTATCGGAACTTGAGTAGTAGAAATTACAGGAATTCCATATAACTTAGCAATCATTCCTTTTTGAACAGCTGCCACTCCTGCCTGCTCCAACAAAGTATACTTATCAATGGCCATCAAATCTCCCCAAGTAATTGAAGGATAGAAGAAGAAAGCTCTATCTTCAGCAGGAACATCAGCTTCATCTAACTTCTGAATAGCTGCTAAAATATCAGCATCAGCTACTGCAGAAGCAGAGTCATTTACTGATTGAGAAAGTCCTGAGTATAGACCAAGAATGGCAGTATCCAATGCTTTAGCAATTGAATAACCTGCATTCTGAATATAACGCTGTTGAAGAGTATAAGAACGCATTATCTGATCTGCTTCTGAATCCTCAATAGCAAATGAACATTCTTTCCAAGTAGTAACTGTCAGATCAACAGAAGTTTCTGTTGGACTAACTAAAGTTACAGCCGTAGCATTAGACTTAGTAGAAGCAGCCATTTCAGTTAGATTGGGAATATGAATAATATCACCACCACCAGCTAGATCAGGAGTCATGTTCAAGAAATGATCAGCTGCTACAAGCTTTGCCTTAAAGAAATCATTTATCGTATCACTCCACTTTTCAGGAATAAAGACCGCTAAGTCCGTAGCAGTAAAAGTATTAGTAGGAAATGCCATATTGACCTCCTTTGATAATCTTCTATGACTTTCCCTACTTTATCTGGGATAACCTATAGAAGACTATTTAAAACTTTCACTACTAGTTCTTCTCGCTCTGAGAAACTCGTTAACCATTTCAGGCCATTTCTTTCTTTTCTCTTCTTCTGGCATTTTAGAGAAATCTTCTTTCTTTTCAATAGTTGAACGAGATGAAGGTTCAGGAATTTGTTCTTCCTTACGACCTTTTTCTTTAGATGCTTCTAAAGCTAATTTGATAAAATCAGAATTAAAAGCATCTTCTAAGGAGATTCCTTTCCCCTTAGCATAGGCAAAGATTTCATCTACTTCAGCTTTATCTAAATCTCGGTGAGAAGTAACAAACTCAATCTTCTCTTTCCATTCTTGATCAGTAAGAGTAGCTTTTGGCTTCTCTTCTTCTTTTAGTTCTTCTTTCTTTTCTTCTCTTGCTTTTTCTAATTCTTGAATTCTCTTTTCAGCTTTCTCAGATTTTCTTCGCCAATATGCTCTCTGAGCGGTGAGCTTGGAGATGTCCTGCTCTGGTTTTTCAGAGGTTTCCTCCTCCTCAGAAGGTTCCTCCTCTAATTCCTCTTGGGAATAGGGACTTTCTTCTAACTCTTCTGGTTGATTTTTTTCTTCAGGTTTATCTTCCTGGTAAGAAGTGTTTTCTGGCATATTTTCACCTCCTTCCATTTTTAGGAGTGGAGAGCTCCGATTCATTTTAAGGAGTTTTGTCTCCGATTCTTTTTAAGGAGTTTAGTCTCCAATTAAGTATATTCTATATTCATAGAACCACCATTTGTTTTGTCTATAGTCATCAAAAGACCAATCCATTGTCTTAATTCATCTACAAATTTTTTTTGAACTTTTAAATCTAATTCTATATTCTCTGATTTTTCATCTATGGTGGAAATATCTTTTAATTCTTCAAGTCTTTTATTAAAAATACTTTTAAGAACTTCTTTATTATTTCTCAGGAAATTTTTTTCTTTATCATCTAAAACCATATTAAATAGTTAATTCAGCAGGCATCCTTATTGGAGTAGGAGAAGCTATTTTAGGTGCAGCAATTCCTCCGCCTCTTTCTGCTACATATTCTCTAACAGTAGGAATCTCTTCAGTACTTCTAAATTCTTCTATGTTAATTCCAGCTGAATCTAAAAGTTTATAGAATATTTTCTTAGTAGTTGGATCTTGAAGAATAGTTGGATTAGTACCAATTATTGCTAATATCTGCTGTAAACTAGCCATTTCAGCCGCTGTATTAACTCTTTCTCCAGTAATGATAATATCTATTTTATATTTCAGATTCTCATAATAGCTATCTGGAATAGTTAAAACTCTTTCTTCTCTTTCTCTTAATCTAGTTCTCTCTGCTGTTTTAATCATTTCAACTTCTTCTAAAGTTGGTAAGAAATTATTTCTCTGAATATATTCTTTCAAAGAAGCTGATACTCTTCCATTAACAATCATTCTATCTATTTTTTCCATTTCTTCTTCATTACCATAGAATTGCATAATATGTTCAGCTCTATTTTTCTTTTTAAAAGTAGGAATAATTAGATCATAGAGAAGTTCTTTTAAGAATAAGCCAACATTTTCTCTTTGAAGATCAAAGAATCCACCTGCCATTTGAGATTGTAAAATAGCTGATCCTAAAGGAGTTCCTGCTGGCATTCTCTCTCCCCTAATCACATCATAAGCAAATGTTTTCTGATCAGAAAGAACATCCCATCTTGATTCTTCTTGAACAAAAGCTGATAAATCTCTAGTTCTAATATCAATTGGATTTATCTCAGACTGAACTTTTAGAATATCTCCAAAATCAGCTTCAGTTAAAATACTTCTACCAATAAGTGGATCTCTGGTTTGGAAGAGAAGTTTAGCTGTCCAATATAATCCTTTTCCTTTTAAGTTAATCAATTCATTAACTCTAATTTGATTATCAAAAAGTTCTTCAACAATTCCTATTCCCAACCATCTTCCTTCTGTTTTATCCCAATGGACTTCTTTATAAGGAAGTTTATCTATTTTTGATTTATAAAGAATAATTCCTTCTTTTTCTTCAGGATAAGCAACAATAAAAACTGCTTTTATATATTTCTCTGGATCACCATTATCTTTTAACCAACTTTCTCTTACTTCTCCATATCTCTCAAAAATTTCAATCTGATCTTCTGATTCCTCTTCTCTCCATTTTGAAATCACTTCTTCAATATTATCCCATTTCTTTTTTTTCAACTCATCTGGAGTATAAAAGTGTTTTTCAATAATATATCTAGCTTTATCTAAATCTTCTGCTCCAGCATCTAAATAGAAATTTCTTAAATCAACTAATTTAACTTGATCATCTACTGCTTTAATAACTACTGTTCCAAAAATAGGAAGATTTTTGGTAATCTGATTAAGAGTTTTTCCAAATCCTTTTTCTTTCATCCAAAATTTTAATTCTTTAGATAATAGCCAAGTTCCTAAACGGCTAGCTTCATTTTCTGGTCTTAATCTAATATCTTTAGTATCCAAATCTATAGCTTTAGAAGCAACTTTACATCTGAATTTGGTGAGATTATAAAAGTGTTTTTTCCAACCTTCTGAATCTTTCTCTCCTGTTTCAAAAGTATCATGATAATAAAGATGAATCCTTCTTACTATATCTTTTTGATTAAAAGATAAACCAGAGACAATCTGAATTTGTCCATCTTCAAAATCATCTTTTTCTTTAATTATTTGATCAAAGATTGTTCCCTGCATAAATTATTTAATTATGGTTTTCTTGGTTTTCTTTCTTCTTCTAGGAATCTTTGCTCCTGCTTTTCTGGCTTGCTGAATAGCAATAGCAATGATCTGCTTTCTAGTCCACTTTTTCTTTCGTTTCTTGTTCTCATTAGTTAGCCAATGAATAAGCCAAGAAACATTTTGTGATTTTGGAATAGGCATATTATTGATAGCTATAGACTTTTGGCTTTTTTCTTAATTCTTTGTTGATTTCTTCCCTGATTGGACTGGTTACTGAAATATTACCAGACAAAAGCCAAACAGCTAAAGCTAAAGAATCTACACTATCATCGTGTAATCCTTCTGGAGCTCCGTAA
Encoded here:
- a CDS encoding methyltransferase domain-containing protein, which encodes MQKNKLNLGCGFDKRIDDDWIHIDKSSECNPDYIWDITKIPWPKEWAKANSIDYIKMDNLAEHIEPETWIEVIKECYRILKPKGIIWIRVPWCHPNNYLAAFSDPMHCNYFTEQTFGYYDWRTPRWKNFGRCYGIPKFEIISHKAEGIFITCELKKVL
- a CDS encoding methyltransferase domain-containing protein, producing MRDGKGVDIIINAHDLKYKEEFDVIICLDTLEHDDNPFQTIKKAYQALKIGGIILITVPGINFQKHGYPSDYWRFTEEGLKVLLKNFKKLKIKKIHKEIYGFAEK
- a CDS encoding glycosyltransferase, with amino-acid sequence MKKVEKYTEKSRLAIILREDHMWGPMQQGLKEAADLLKGKIFHLYSRALIQELKEYQPREIIVFHNKPLDFKKLRELEGTEIGWWMCDLRKPEQLLNTELDFLKAIFLCNKEYIPDYEEYYQIPTYYMPQASVLAKKIPTSEEKINWDIIFVGRLNHPIYHQERNITIDGLRKKGFKVEVRCNPSYGGEEEERIEKQTKWLYKYSPFCLVQSINIKGYNSVRLYNVLAYQGFALVKYFRGIEDLFENHKHLCWFKTIEEAEGIINYYYKYPKKYQKIKEEGHKLYLEKHTCLHRVLNMLDILKKNAKKSL
- a CDS encoding glycosyltransferase, with the protein product MKTVDIILVKYNVPEFEKKTIRSVLKNTDEPYGLIVYQNSFKDENLSTVWNKLISKSEAEYICLLNSDLLVEKNWLKKLLEVFEREYKTDIRQREVGAVGPVTNYAGGKQGQIKKVNEYKAIETGTLSGFCLVFPKRIWQEVGGFNEIYKLYAEDSEFCYHIRQKYKLIIRQDVFIYHYGGISTKKAIKAGKDIQGILEESRKIYRKISAGNHT
- a CDS encoding glycosyltransferase, translating into MARRSLKIVGITCVYNEARKYLKEVLIEKSKLCDKIIVLGDSPTDETKEICEKFSKVEYRETKERLFNTHQWLLKELALKYASYKKPDWILAFDADELFEKRVNRKVLEELAFKGHNSYYFRFVHLWDDREHIRVDRGWDKLYKVIFYKFQPDQEQKFAKKALHCGLAPLYAHQKPRPEVSGYIVKHLGYMKPEDRKKKFLRYNRFDSSGFYKPKWWYNSIIEKGKIIPFEENYGYQDDQMRQSKRS